The Ananas comosus cultivar F153 linkage group 2, ASM154086v1, whole genome shotgun sequence genome contains a region encoding:
- the LOC109723959 gene encoding anthocyanidin 3-O-glucosyltransferase 7-like: MGSASADDDRRRPHVALVAFPFGTHAAPLLALARALASSRSGAAAAATFSFLGTARSLASLRGGCDQVPDLRVVAIPEGGEGEGDGEEEEMRQIGRFAAAAEAGGIREGLRAAAAAAAAEVSCVVSDAFVWAAGDAAEEIGAPWVPLWTGGPHSLATHLRGDLLRSTFGLGPQAMEDHGDDPLDFVPGLSGHHRVRDLPEGIIFGPLDDPIAVILSCMADRLLRRPPTAAALVLNTFLGFDPTADAAFASEFDHYLPVGPLHLLADPPHPLADPDPSNCLSWLDQHPPASAAYVGFGTVAMPPPAELAALAKGLELSRAPFVWSLKESAQELLPPGFSDRVRANGTGLVVSWAPQKAVLGHAVVGAFVSHCGWNSVLESVAAGVPMVCRPIFGDQRMNARAVESVWGIGVALRGGIAAEEVVAGALDVVLRGEEGRRMRERAREIKAKAAAATGVGGSSSENLKKLLKLVCG; encoded by the exons ATGGGCTCGGCCTCCGCCGACGACGACCGGCGCCGCCCCCACGTGGCGCTCGTGGCCTTCCCCTTCGGCACGCACGCGGCGCcgctcctcgccctcgcccgcgccctcgCCTCCTCCcgctccggcgccgccgccgccgccacgttCTCCTTCCTCGGCACGGCGCGCTCCCTCGCCTCGCTCCGCGGCGGCTGCGACCAGGTCCCCGACCTCCGCGTCGTCGCCATCCCCgaggggggggagggggagggggacggagaggaggaggagatgcggcAGATCGGGAGgttcgcggcggcggcggaggcggggggGATAAGGGAGGGGctgagagcggcggcggcggcggcggcggcggaggtgagCTGCGTGGTGAGCGACGCGTTCGTGTGGGCGGCGGGggacgcggcggaggagatcgggGCGCCGTGGGTCCCGCTCTGGACCGGCGGGCCCCACAGCCTCGCCACGCACCTCCGCGGAGATCTCCTTCGCAGCACGTTCGGCTTAGGACCCCAAG CAATGGAAGATCACGGCGACGACCCTCTCGACTTCGTCCCGGGCCTTTCCGGCCACCACCGCGTGCGCGACCTCCCCGAAGGGATCATCTTCGGCCCCCTTGACGACCCAATCGCTGTCATCCTCAGCTGCATGGCCgatcgcctcctccgccgcccgccCACTGCTGCCGCCCTCGTCCTCAACACGTTCCTTGGCTTCGATCCGACCGCCGACGCTGCTTTCGCCTCCGAATTTGATCACTACCTCCCCGTCGGCCCCCTCCACCTCCTCGCTGATCCCCCGCACCCTCTCGCCGATCCCGACCCGAGCAACTGCCTCTCCTGGCTCGACCAACACCctcccgcctccgccgcctacGTCGGCTTCGGTACTGTCGCGATGCCTCCGCCCGCAGAGCTCGCCGCCCTTGCCAAAGGTCTAGAATTGAGCCGAGCTCCGTTTGTGTGGTCACTGAAGGAGAGCGCGCAAGAGCTTCTGCCTCCCGGGTTTTCGGACCGGGTGCGGGCAAACGGGACCGGGCTGGTGGTGAGCTGGGCCCCGCAGAAGGCAGTGCTGGGGCACGCGGTGGTCGGAGCATTCGTGAGCCACTGCGGGTGGAACTCGGTGCTCGAGAGCGTCGCTGCGGGGGTGCCAATGGTGTGCCGGCCCATCTTCGGGGACCAGCGGATGAACGCGAGGGCGGTGGAGAGCGTGTGGGGGATCGGAGTCGCGCTGCGCGGCGGCATTGCTGCCGAGGAGGTGGTGGCGGGGGCGCTGGACGTGGTTTTgaggggggaggaggggaggaggatgAGGGAGCGGGCCCGGGAGATCAAGGCTAAGGCCGCGGCGGCGACGGGGGTCGGAGGGAGTTCGTCGGAGAATCTTAAGAAATTGTTGAAGCTTGTTTGTGGTTAG